From the Nitrospirota bacterium genome, the window ATTAAGATTGATCAGGTATTTCCTGATCCTTTAGTAGTTTCTGAGATTGCCGATTTATTGAAAGCCGGTGCGGTTATTGCATTTCCTACTGATACATATTACGGCCTTGGTGCTGATATTTATTGTGAAGATGCTATAAAGAGGGTTTTCGAGATTAAAGGCAGAATTACTAACAAACCTATTCTGATACTTATTTCAGATAAAGAAGAACTTACAAAGTTAGTTTCACCCGAAAATACACATAGCTCACCCTCCCCCTTACCCCCTCCCGTCAAGGGAGGGGGGATATTCTATGTACCCTCTCCCCTAAGGGGAGAGGGTAAGGGTGAGGGGTGGCTCATAGATGAATACTGGCCCGGTCCTCTGACCCTTGTATTTAAAGCATCAGATAATATCTCAAATACCGTTACAGGAGGTACCGGTAAGATTGGCATAAGACTTCCTGACCACAAGTTCTGCAGAATGCTTATCCATAAACTTGGTCATCCCATTACAGCGACGAGTGCCAATATCTCCGGCATGGGCAGTCTCGATAATCCTAATGATGTTTTAACTGCTGTTGGAGATAAGATTGATATACTTGTTGATGGCGGTAAAACAAAGGGTGGATTAGAGTCAACAGTTGTAGATGTCTCAGGAACAGAGCCGGTAGTTTTAAGAGAAGGTGCGATATCTACTGATTTAATTAGAAGAAGTTAGAAGTAAGAAGCTAGAAAAAAACAGATGGACTACGGTCACGAGATACGGATATTTCCAGATTAACTGTCATGAGACGGGGGTCTCTCAAAGGGAAATGAAAATCAGCGGGACAAGAATGTCCCGCCTATCCTCATAGAAATGGATAGGCGGGGTTTTCTTACCCCGCCGGAGGTATTTTTTCGGGTGAAGCTTATTGTACAAATACCATGCTTAAATGAAGAGGAAACCCTGCCAGGGACACTTAAAGATATTCCGAGAAAAATTCCATGGATTGATAAAGTAGAAATACTTGTAATAGATGACGGCAGTACAGACAGGACTTCTGAGGTTGCAAGAAAATGTGGAGTAGACCACATAATCAGGTTTAATGCCAATCAGGGTCTTGCGAAAGGTTTTATGGCAGGCATTGAGGCATCTCTCCGGCTTGGAGCAGACATAATCGTTAATACTGATGCGGATAATCAATATAATGGAGCCGATATTCCAAAGTTGATACAGCCGATATTAAAAGGCCAGGCTGATATTGTAATAGGGGACAGAGAGGTTGAAACCGTAAGACATTTTTCATCTGCTAAAAAATTCCTGCAGAAATTCGGAAGCTGGGTTGTCAGAGTTGCCTCAGATACAAGAATCCCTGATGCACCAAGCGGGTTCCGTGCCTTCAGCCGCGAGGCTGCCCTTAGGACTAACATTGTATCAGGATATACTTACACACTTGAAACAATCATTCAGGCCGGATATAATCGTCTTGCCATTACGCATGTATCCGTTAGGACTAACCCCAAGACACGCGAGTCCAGACTAATTACCAGTTTATGGAAATATATATGGAGGTCGGCATCTACAATAATAAGGACTTATGCGATGTACAGGCCGATGAAATTTTTTTCAACTATCGGATCGGCTGTCTTTTTTATCGGGGTGGTTATTTCTTTAAGGTATTTATTCTATTTTCTTTTGGGGCAGGGTAGAGGCCATGTTCAATCTCTTATATTAGCAGCCGTATTAATGATGTTGGGATTTCAGACCCTACTTATAGGGGTTATATCAGACCTGATTGCAGCAAACAGGAGACTGAGTGAAGAGATAGTATACAGGTTGAGGGATAAGGATAGGGCGGGATAGTAGATAGATGTTAGTGATTCATGTATATAAACAGAGGAGGAGAAATGGATTCTATTATTCAGAAAATTGAAAAGAAAGAGGCAAAGATAGGGATTATAGGATTAGGGTATGTCGGGCTTCCGCTTGCACTGGAGTTCTGCAAAGCAGGATTTTCTGTAACAGGTATTGATTTGGATAAAGAAAAGATAGCCCTTATAGAAAAAGGCAAATCATATATTGAAGATTCTACAGATGAGGAGATATTAACTGAAGTTACATCAGGACGGTTAAAGGCTACAACAGATTTCAGCACCCTTGCATCTATTGATGCCGTAAGTATTTGTGTTCCTACACCATTAAGAAAGTCAAAGGACCCGGATATTTCATACATTATTGCTGCTACTAAGGAGATCAAAAAATATCTTCATAAGGGGCAGTTGATTGTGCTTGAGAGTACAACATACCCGGGAACTACTGAAGAGGTCATCTTGCCTGGACTTGAGGCAACAGGACTAAAGGCCGGTGTAGATTTTTACCTTGCATTTTCACCTGAACGTATTGACCCGGGCAATAAGGTTTATAATACAAAGACAACCCCTAAGATTATCGGAGGTGTAACTGAAAATTGTACAAAGATTGCCGCATCCTTATACTCTAAGGCTGTAGATAAGGTAATACCTGTGAGTTCCACGAAATCAGCAGAGATGGTTAAACTCCTTGAAAACTCCTTCAGGGCAATCAATATCGGATTTGTTAATGAATTTGCAATTATATGTAATAAATTAGGGCTTGATGTTTGGGAGATAATAGATGCAGCATCCTCTAAGCCTTTCGGTTTTATGCCGTTTTATCCGGGACCAGGGCTCGGCGGTCACTGCATCCCGATTGACCCGCTTTACCTCTCATGGAAATTAAAGATACTGGATTACAATGCCCGTTTTATAGAGCTTGCAAGTGAGGTAAACCACGACATGCCTCACTTTGTTGTAAACACGGTGTTTGATGCATTGAACTCAGTGGAGAAGAGTATAAAGGGTTCAAAGATATTGATACTTGGTGTTGCATATAAGAAGGATATAGGAGATGTCAGGGAGTCACCTGCCCTAGATGTCATTAAATTATTACAGAAAAAAGGCGGGATAATCTCATATAATGACCCCTATATACCCGACCTTCATGAAGAGAATTTTGATCTGACATCAGTAGGGATAGACGGATATACAAAACTATCCGATTACGACTGTACCATAATTGTTACCAATCATTCTTCATACAATTATAAGAAGGTTGTAGAAAACTCCAAAATCGTTGTTGACACAAGAAATGCGACTAAAGGGATAGTCTCGGATAAGATTGTTAAGTTATAGGTATTAACTTAGGGTCTGTCATAAAGATTTTTATCAAATGAAGTGTAGATTCGAACGTGTAATTCAAAAATCAAAGTATATATTTCTGGTTCTTTCTCACTTCAAGTGGGTAAACCATCTTCCGTAATGAATAACATTTTCTTTTTCCCCTCCCTGCCCCCCCCCCCGTCAAGGGGGAGGGAATATTCTTTACCCACTCAATTTGAGAAAGAACCATTAAGATTGTATTGTATGGAAAGAGAGGGGGAACATTAATAGGCAAGCTGCCACCTTAATCCTCTCCCTGATGGAGAGGAAAATTATCTCCCCTTCAATGGGAGGGTGAGCAATGGGTATTTTCGAGTGAACCCCCTTCTACGATCAACGCCTAAGTGGAAGAGTCCTGTCACCTACTCCCATAAGTAGTCCTTTTACAGATATATCCTCATTAATTTCATCCCAATGAAGTCCGGTACCGGCACAGTTGAATATCCTACACGAGTAAAAGTAACCCCTATAATTTCATCGGTCTCAGAAAAGTGCACGTTGTCTTATTTACATAACAAATTATCATTTATGAACACATGCATTGTCAATGGGAATATTTTCTTAAAAATCCTAATGTAATCCCCCGCCTCCATTTGACTGCGGCAATTCAAAACAGTAAGGAAACAGTAAGGAAATTTCTTGACAGCCAGAATTGGATTTGCTAACATCCCGCACATAAGTTGTAATAATGTCCTACAATAAGATATTTTAGGGTTATGCAACGAGCATTTATTGCATGAGGGTGTGAGATGATTTCTCCTTTCATAAGTAAAGAAGCATGGCCCGCAAATTGCAGTCCGTCCTTTCCGCAACTATAAAGTGTCTCATAATTGTATTGATAATAGAGATTGCAAATTTCTTTAATATTCCCTCCCCCTTGACGGGGGAGGGTAGGGTGGGGGTGAAATCTGTGTTCCATTTGGGGATTGAAATACATGGATAATCCTGCCGCAATATTGCTTGAGGAATCAGGTCAATTTGAAGATGCAGTATCGTTGTTCACAGAGGCCAGCGACTGGGGCGGGGCAGTATCTCTCATCTGCAATCAGGCAAGTGCATTGCTGAATCAGGGGAGGGGGCAAATCCTATCTGCATGGCTTGATAAACTGCCGCAAGAGTTAATTGATAACACCGCATGGCTCTTATACTGGAAAGGGGTATGCAAACTTCTTGTGAATCCGGAAGATGGACTCCCGTTTTTTGAAAAGGCTTTTCAGATATTCAGCAAAGAGGAGGCTATTACCGGATTATCCCTTTCAGCGTGTGGCGCAATAGACTCTATCTTTTATTCATTCAGGGACTATTCCCGTCTTGATACATGGATTGATGAAATGAATAAGATAAGTGACAGATGTTCTTCGTATCCTTCACCCGAAAATCCACTTCTGTCATCCCCGAATGTCTCTGTCGGGGATATAGATGGTGGTTCATCTGACGTTACAGATGAAGTGAAAGCCCGTATTACCTATACCATCTTCAGGTCGCTCCTATTCAGGAACACGGGACATAGTGAGTTTCATAAATGGGCAGAGAAGGCA encodes:
- a CDS encoding nucleotide sugar dehydrogenase codes for the protein MDSIIQKIEKKEAKIGIIGLGYVGLPLALEFCKAGFSVTGIDLDKEKIALIEKGKSYIEDSTDEEILTEVTSGRLKATTDFSTLASIDAVSICVPTPLRKSKDPDISYIIAATKEIKKYLHKGQLIVLESTTYPGTTEEVILPGLEATGLKAGVDFYLAFSPERIDPGNKVYNTKTTPKIIGGVTENCTKIAASLYSKAVDKVIPVSSTKSAEMVKLLENSFRAINIGFVNEFAIICNKLGLDVWEIIDAASSKPFGFMPFYPGPGLGGHCIPIDPLYLSWKLKILDYNARFIELASEVNHDMPHFVVNTVFDALNSVEKSIKGSKILILGVAYKKDIGDVRESPALDVIKLLQKKGGIISYNDPYIPDLHEENFDLTSVGIDGYTKLSDYDCTIIVTNHSSYNYKKVVENSKIVVDTRNATKGIVSDKIVKL
- a CDS encoding L-threonylcarbamoyladenylate synthase, which codes for MRIIKIDQVFPDPLVVSEIADLLKAGAVIAFPTDTYYGLGADIYCEDAIKRVFEIKGRITNKPILILISDKEELTKLVSPENTHSSPSPLPPPVKGGGIFYVPSPLRGEGKGEGWLIDEYWPGPLTLVFKASDNISNTVTGGTGKIGIRLPDHKFCRMLIHKLGHPITATSANISGMGSLDNPNDVLTAVGDKIDILVDGGKTKGGLESTVVDVSGTEPVVLREGAISTDLIRRS
- a CDS encoding glycosyltransferase family 2 protein — encoded protein: MKLIVQIPCLNEEETLPGTLKDIPRKIPWIDKVEILVIDDGSTDRTSEVARKCGVDHIIRFNANQGLAKGFMAGIEASLRLGADIIVNTDADNQYNGADIPKLIQPILKGQADIVIGDREVETVRHFSSAKKFLQKFGSWVVRVASDTRIPDAPSGFRAFSREAALRTNIVSGYTYTLETIIQAGYNRLAITHVSVRTNPKTRESRLITSLWKYIWRSASTIIRTYAMYRPMKFFSTIGSAVFFIGVVISLRYLFYFLLGQGRGHVQSLILAAVLMMLGFQTLLIGVISDLIAANRRLSEEIVYRLRDKDRAG